Proteins encoded together in one Thalassotalea crassostreae window:
- the pdhR gene encoding pyruvate dehydrogenase complex transcriptional repressor PdhR, giving the protein MAFKKIQQAKLSDVIMHQLETMILEGTLKPGQKLLPERELAEQFEVSRPSLREAIQKLETKGLVHRKQGGGTFVQEKLLSGFSDPLFALMASKDESQFDLLEFRHGVQGMAAYYAAMRGTKNDFEVINQKYEAIEVAQIENTKISENFRREAETVFDFYLAICEASHNAVILHLARAMSELLIENIEKNLQVLSKRPEVPGRIAHYRKQLMECILSGEPNKAWGASHKNLAYIEEVMLKLGKENTRVTRSLRRFQSV; this is encoded by the coding sequence TTGGCATTTAAAAAAATTCAACAAGCAAAACTATCTGATGTAATTATGCATCAATTAGAAACCATGATACTTGAAGGCACGTTAAAGCCTGGGCAAAAACTATTGCCAGAGCGCGAACTTGCCGAACAATTTGAAGTATCGAGACCTAGTTTACGCGAAGCGATACAAAAACTAGAGACTAAAGGTTTAGTACATCGCAAGCAGGGTGGTGGAACGTTTGTACAGGAAAAACTGCTTTCAGGTTTTTCAGACCCTTTGTTTGCATTAATGGCGAGTAAAGATGAATCACAATTTGATTTATTAGAATTTCGTCACGGTGTTCAAGGTATGGCTGCGTATTATGCAGCGATGCGAGGCACCAAAAATGATTTTGAAGTTATCAATCAAAAATATGAAGCGATTGAAGTCGCTCAAATTGAGAACACCAAAATCAGTGAAAATTTCCGCCGTGAAGCGGAAACGGTTTTTGATTTTTATCTGGCCATCTGTGAAGCGTCGCACAATGCAGTAATTTTGCATTTAGCGCGAGCAATGTCAGAGCTATTAATTGAAAACATAGAAAAGAATTTACAAGTACTTTCCAAACGTCCTGAAGTACCAGGACGTATTGCTCATTATAGAAAGCAATTAATGGAATGTATTTTAAGTGGTGAACCGAATAAAGCATGGGGCGCAAGTCATAAAAACCTCGCTTATATCGAAGAAGTTATGCTTAAGCTGGGTAAAGAAAATACCCGTGTAAC